A single Alcanivorax borkumensis SK2 DNA region contains:
- a CDS encoding aldo/keto reductase, with protein sequence MKTLTFENGDTLPMLGLGTWKSAPGEVYNAVRSAIEMGYRHIDCAHIYGNEDEIGRALSDVLSAGTVTREQLWITSKLWNSDHAPEDVQPALETTLRNLQLDYLDLYLMHWPVALKPGVSFPESADDMVSLNDLPVETTWAAMEALVDNNLTRQIGVSNFSVKKLQDLIGKAQRKPAMNQVELHPYLQQQSMLDFCQQQGIHLTAYAPLGSSDRPAGLKAEGEPALLEDPIIHEIADRHRASPAQVLISWALHRNTAVIPKSVNPERLKQNLAAEELTLSDEDMDAIRSLDKHRRYVDGGFWAQPGSDYTVANLWDD encoded by the coding sequence ATGAAAACGCTGACTTTCGAAAATGGTGACACCCTACCCATGCTGGGCCTGGGCACCTGGAAATCCGCTCCCGGCGAGGTGTACAACGCCGTCAGAAGCGCCATTGAGATGGGTTATCGGCATATCGACTGTGCCCATATTTATGGCAACGAGGACGAAATCGGCAGAGCCCTAAGCGATGTATTGTCCGCCGGCACAGTAACCCGCGAACAATTGTGGATTACCTCAAAACTGTGGAACAGTGACCATGCCCCCGAGGATGTTCAGCCCGCACTGGAAACCACCTTACGTAACCTGCAGCTGGATTATCTCGACCTTTATCTCATGCACTGGCCGGTCGCTCTGAAGCCGGGCGTATCCTTTCCTGAATCTGCCGACGACATGGTGTCACTGAACGATTTACCGGTGGAAACCACCTGGGCGGCCATGGAAGCGCTGGTGGACAACAATCTGACTCGGCAGATCGGCGTGTCGAATTTCAGCGTAAAAAAACTGCAGGATTTAATAGGCAAGGCACAACGCAAACCCGCCATGAACCAAGTAGAGCTACATCCTTATTTGCAACAACAGAGCATGCTGGATTTCTGCCAACAACAAGGCATCCATCTCACGGCCTATGCTCCACTGGGCTCATCCGATCGCCCCGCTGGCTTAAAAGCTGAGGGCGAACCGGCACTGCTGGAAGACCCGATTATCCATGAGATTGCTGACCGTCATCGTGCCAGCCCGGCTCAAGTGTTGATCAGCTGGGCTCTACATCGCAACACAGCGGTAATCCCCAAATCGGTTAACCCGGAGCGCCTAAAACAAAACCTGGCTGCCGAGGAACTGACCCTCAGCGACGAGGACATGGATGCCATTCGCTCACTGGACAAGCATCGCCGTTACGTGGACGGTGGTTTCTGGGCACAACCGGGCAGCGATTACACTGTCGCTAATCTTTGGGATGATTGA
- a CDS encoding TetR/AcrR family transcriptional regulator, whose product MTEHVATPQPDKHRDTRQHLLDTGREILAARGFSSVGLSAILQAAGVPKGSFYHYFQSKERFGQALLEDYFTHYLQDLDCRFADDSTPAIGRLMQYWQDWQENYCGPTGLGDCLVVKLSAEVADLSEAMRLTLRDGTEQIISRIADCIDAAIADGSLHSQPAHQTAGNLYQLWLGASLLTKLHRNAQPMNQAMTLTQNLLAR is encoded by the coding sequence ATGACCGAACACGTCGCCACGCCACAGCCTGACAAACATCGCGATACCCGCCAGCACCTGCTGGATACTGGCCGCGAGATTCTCGCTGCACGCGGTTTCAGTTCTGTGGGTTTGAGCGCCATTCTGCAAGCCGCCGGTGTACCGAAAGGGTCGTTCTACCATTACTTTCAGTCCAAAGAGCGGTTTGGCCAAGCCTTACTGGAAGATTACTTTACCCACTACCTGCAGGATCTGGATTGCCGTTTTGCCGATGACAGCACTCCAGCCATCGGCAGGCTGATGCAGTATTGGCAAGACTGGCAAGAAAACTACTGCGGCCCCACCGGCCTAGGTGATTGCCTAGTGGTCAAACTCAGCGCCGAAGTTGCCGACCTCTCTGAAGCCATGCGCCTCACTTTGCGTGATGGCACCGAGCAAATCATTTCACGCATTGCCGACTGCATCGACGCCGCCATTGCCGATGGCTCTCTACACTCGCAACCTGCCCATCAAACCGCAGGCAACCTTTATCAATTATGGCTGGGCGCCAGCCTGCTCACTAAGCTGCACCGCAATGCGCAACCCATGAACCAGGCCATGACGCTGACCCAAAACCTGCTCGCTCGCTAA
- a CDS encoding VF530 family DNA-binding protein produces MNQPNNPLHGVTLETVVKRLVEHYGWEELGDRIRINCFISDPSVKSSLKFLRKTPWAREKVETLFVDTFSREPR; encoded by the coding sequence ATGAATCAGCCGAACAATCCCTTGCATGGCGTCACCCTAGAAACGGTGGTGAAGCGCCTGGTTGAACATTATGGCTGGGAAGAGCTGGGTGATCGCATTCGAATTAATTGCTTTATCAGTGATCCCTCAGTGAAATCCAGCTTGAAGTTTTTACGCAAAACCCCCTGGGCGAGGGAGAAAGTGGAAACGTTATTTGTCGACACCTTTTCCCGTGAGCCGCGCTGA
- a CDS encoding iron-containing alcohol dehydrogenase: MNNFDFYNPTRIAFGEGKIAALDTLVPANANVLILFGGESARRTGTLTEVEAALGDRRVQLFGGIEPNPSFETLMEAVSVVQRDGIDYLLAVGGGSVIDGTKFVAAASLFEGDAWNILLKGGSNIHRALPFGSVLTLPATGSEMNKGAVVTRKSLHAKLPFHSEHVFPQFSVLDPTKSYTLPPRQVANGVVDAFVHIVEQYLTYPADAPVQDRFAEGLLQTLIEIGPQALAEPEHYQVRANLMWVATLALNGLIGSGVPQDWATHMLGHELTALHGLDHAQTLAIVLPTMLAERKEAKRDKLVQYAQRVWAINEGSDEQKADLAIEKTRDFFEGLGVKTRLADYQLAAEHIEPLIDSLEAHGMTALGEHNDVTPEVCRRVLHASL; encoded by the coding sequence ATGAACAACTTTGATTTCTACAACCCCACTCGTATCGCCTTTGGCGAAGGAAAAATTGCGGCTCTCGACACCCTGGTTCCCGCCAACGCCAACGTGCTGATTCTGTTTGGGGGCGAAAGCGCGCGCCGCACCGGCACCCTGACCGAAGTGGAAGCGGCATTGGGCGATCGTCGCGTACAGCTCTTTGGTGGCATTGAACCCAACCCCAGTTTTGAAACCCTGATGGAAGCGGTGAGCGTGGTACAGCGTGATGGCATCGATTATCTGCTGGCTGTGGGCGGAGGATCCGTAATCGACGGCACCAAGTTTGTCGCGGCGGCTTCGCTATTCGAGGGGGATGCTTGGAACATCCTGCTCAAGGGCGGCAGCAATATTCACCGCGCCCTACCGTTCGGCTCGGTACTGACCTTGCCCGCCACGGGATCGGAAATGAACAAGGGCGCCGTGGTAACGCGCAAGTCGCTGCATGCGAAGCTCCCTTTCCACAGTGAGCATGTGTTCCCGCAATTTTCCGTGTTGGATCCCACTAAAAGCTACACCTTGCCGCCCCGGCAAGTGGCCAACGGTGTGGTCGATGCCTTTGTTCATATTGTTGAGCAATACCTGACCTATCCAGCCGACGCTCCCGTGCAAGACCGATTCGCGGAAGGCTTGCTGCAAACGCTGATTGAAATTGGCCCGCAGGCCTTAGCGGAACCAGAACATTATCAGGTACGCGCTAACCTAATGTGGGTGGCCACCCTAGCGCTGAATGGCCTGATTGGCTCCGGCGTTCCTCAGGACTGGGCTACACATATGCTGGGGCATGAGCTCACGGCCCTGCATGGCCTGGATCATGCTCAAACCTTAGCCATTGTCCTCCCGACAATGCTGGCTGAGCGCAAGGAAGCAAAACGCGACAAACTGGTGCAGTACGCGCAGCGGGTTTGGGCTATCAACGAAGGCAGTGATGAACAGAAGGCGGATTTGGCCATTGAAAAAACCCGTGATTTCTTCGAAGGCCTAGGCGTGAAAACCCGGCTAGCGGACTATCAATTGGCTGCCGAGCACATTGAGCCGCTTATCGACAGCCTTGAAGCGCATGGCATGACGGCTCTGGGGGAACACAACGACGTCACCCCTGAGGTATGCCGCCGAGTACTGCACGCCAGCCTTTAA
- a CDS encoding glutathione S-transferase family protein: MSELILHHYTLSPFSEKARAMLGYAGLEWQSVTVPEMPPRPKLAPLAGGYRKIPVAQIGADIFCDTRTLSREIARLANKPELVVENCSQEVQNFVSEVDLSIFLASIVTAGNLTLLRRVLKESSLLGLGRLLVDRIRMGSKSKVKTGSPKTMRRQVAAHLNHMETLLTGDFLFGDTPNAGDFSAYHSLWFRRDLAGRPLASSHPKVDAWMNRMQAFGQGLRKDISADKALDIARQAEPRALPVQVEQAPLLGQSVRVAPCDYGRDPVLGELCYCDANTLVLRRNDPVVGQVHVHFPREGYVLSKAH, translated from the coding sequence ATGTCGGAACTGATTCTACACCATTACACACTCTCGCCGTTTTCCGAAAAGGCCCGGGCCATGTTGGGCTATGCGGGCCTAGAGTGGCAGTCGGTCACGGTGCCAGAAATGCCGCCGCGGCCTAAACTCGCGCCGCTGGCGGGTGGTTATCGGAAAATTCCGGTGGCTCAAATCGGCGCCGACATTTTTTGTGATACCCGCACGCTGAGTCGCGAAATTGCCCGGTTGGCAAACAAGCCTGAGTTGGTCGTGGAAAATTGCAGCCAAGAGGTACAAAACTTTGTTAGCGAAGTGGACCTGTCGATTTTCCTGGCGTCTATTGTCACGGCAGGGAATCTCACCCTGTTGCGCCGGGTTTTGAAAGAATCGTCCTTACTGGGCCTGGGGCGCCTGCTGGTGGACCGGATAAGAATGGGCAGTAAATCGAAAGTGAAGACGGGTAGCCCGAAAACAATGCGGCGCCAAGTGGCGGCGCACCTAAATCATATGGAAACTTTGCTAACAGGGGATTTCCTGTTTGGCGATACCCCCAATGCTGGGGACTTTTCCGCCTATCACAGCCTTTGGTTTCGCCGCGATTTAGCGGGCCGACCGCTAGCCAGTAGCCACCCGAAAGTGGATGCCTGGATGAACAGGATGCAGGCTTTCGGTCAAGGCTTACGAAAGGATATTAGCGCCGATAAGGCCTTGGATATTGCACGCCAGGCCGAGCCGCGGGCTCTGCCGGTACAGGTTGAGCAAGCCCCCTTGCTCGGGCAATCTGTGCGTGTAGCCCCATGCGATTATGGCCGTGATCCCGTATTGGGCGAGCTCTGCTATTGCGATGCCAACACTCTGGTGTTGCGCCGTAACGACCCCGTGGTGGGGCAGGTTCATGTGCACTTTCCCCGCGAGGGTTACGTGTTGTCCAAGGCTCACTGA
- a CDS encoding type 1 glutamine amidotransferase domain-containing protein produces MNILMILTSHNQLGDTGHKTGFWLEEFAAPYYVFKDAGAQITLASPKGGQPPLDPNSATPDAQTAATDRFNQDSEAQAALANTRTLAEIHADAFDAVFYPGGHGPLWDLAEDATSIALVESFNDAGKPVGAVCHAPAIFRHTRHNGQPLVKGRTVTGFTNGEEEGVQLTHVVPFLVEDMLKANGGLYKKGEDWASHVVTDGNVVTGQNPASSADSAKAILALLDHSSRH; encoded by the coding sequence ATGAATATTCTGATGATTCTTACCTCCCACAATCAACTGGGCGATACCGGCCATAAAACCGGTTTTTGGCTGGAGGAGTTCGCCGCACCCTACTATGTTTTCAAAGATGCCGGTGCGCAGATCACCCTGGCTTCGCCCAAAGGCGGTCAGCCCCCTCTCGACCCAAACAGCGCCACACCGGACGCACAAACCGCAGCCACGGACCGATTCAACCAGGACAGCGAGGCTCAAGCCGCACTGGCCAACACTCGGACTCTGGCGGAAATACACGCCGATGCATTTGATGCGGTGTTCTATCCTGGCGGGCACGGCCCGCTTTGGGATTTAGCAGAAGATGCCACCTCTATTGCCCTGGTTGAATCGTTTAACGATGCGGGCAAACCTGTGGGCGCGGTCTGCCACGCACCGGCGATTTTCCGTCACACGCGCCACAACGGCCAACCACTGGTTAAAGGCCGTACCGTTACCGGCTTCACCAATGGTGAGGAAGAGGGCGTACAACTCACCCACGTGGTTCCTTTCTTGGTGGAAGACATGCTCAAAGCTAACGGTGGGCTCTACAAGAAAGGGGAGGACTGGGCCAGCCATGTGGTCACTGACGGTAATGTGGTGACCGGGCAGAACCCCGCCTCATCCGCAGACAGTGCTAAAGCAATACTGGCCCTTTTAGACCACTCCAGCCGGCATTAA
- a CDS encoding haloalkane dehalogenase — translation MDYLRTPDSRFERLLDYPFEPNYVTVDGLRMHYVDEGPADGKPILMLHGEPTWSYLYRHMIPICAAAGHRVIAPDLIGFGKSDKPTDINAYSYQNHMDWVKSLLDQLELTEITLVCQDWGSLIGLRMAAENESRFRAIVVGNGMLPTGDEQAPKAFHIWKAFAIHSPVLPISRILNVATFRKLGPDEIRAYEAPFPNRKYKTAARAFPKLVPVTPNDPATQANRAAWKALEQWKKPFLTTFSNGDPITRGGDKYMQERIPGAQGQPHQTLVGGHFLQEDSPVQFAQAVNNLLAGMD, via the coding sequence ATGGATTACTTGCGCACCCCAGATTCCCGCTTCGAGCGATTGCTCGACTACCCTTTCGAGCCAAACTACGTAACCGTGGACGGGCTGCGCATGCATTACGTGGATGAGGGGCCAGCCGACGGCAAGCCCATTCTGATGCTGCATGGGGAACCAACGTGGTCCTATCTATATCGGCACATGATTCCGATTTGTGCGGCGGCGGGCCACCGGGTGATCGCCCCGGACTTGATCGGTTTCGGTAAATCCGACAAGCCAACGGATATCAATGCTTATAGTTACCAAAACCACATGGACTGGGTTAAGTCCTTACTCGACCAGCTTGAGCTCACCGAAATCACCTTAGTGTGCCAGGACTGGGGCTCACTGATTGGGCTGCGGATGGCCGCGGAGAACGAATCCCGATTCCGCGCTATTGTGGTGGGTAACGGCATGCTGCCCACCGGAGACGAGCAGGCCCCAAAGGCGTTCCATATTTGGAAAGCGTTCGCGATCCACAGCCCGGTACTGCCAATTTCCCGCATTCTCAATGTCGCCACTTTCCGCAAACTCGGCCCCGACGAAATCCGTGCCTACGAGGCGCCATTCCCCAATAGAAAATACAAAACCGCCGCACGTGCTTTTCCCAAGCTGGTGCCGGTGACACCGAACGACCCGGCCACGCAAGCTAACCGTGCAGCGTGGAAGGCGTTGGAGCAATGGAAAAAGCCGTTCTTAACGACCTTCAGCAACGGCGACCCGATTACCCGCGGAGGGGATAAATACATGCAAGAACGCATTCCCGGCGCCCAGGGGCAACCACACCAAACCCTGGTGGGCGGACATTTCTTGCAGGAGGATTCGCCGGTGCAGTTTGCCCAAGCCGTGAATAATTTGCTGGCAGGCATGGACTAA